A genomic window from Gossypium hirsutum isolate 1008001.06 chromosome D10, Gossypium_hirsutum_v2.1, whole genome shotgun sequence includes:
- the LOC121222060 gene encoding protein MAINTENANCE OF MERISTEMS-like translates to MARLIRSDIRHISDAANNEDSFRVLRGRVSVLKITLDARFMSYLELAGFASVALIRSSDLRFDLLSALVERWRPETHTFHFPCGECTVTLEDVALQLGLPIDGSPVTGVSSFTDPAAVCYQLLGESPEDGDKYFSGIKFTWLKAKICGLSATATEGELMCAARAYIMHMIGAVLMPDANGDSVHLSYLPLLADFSFARSYSWGSAVLATLYRELCRATEPQVKDIGGCLILLQSWALYRMSFLAHVSHQPYLYPLPLR, encoded by the exons atggctAGATTGATACGAAGCGATATTAGACACATATCTGATGCGGCTAATAACGAG GACTCGTTCCGAGTATTAAGGGGTCGTGTGAGTGTTTTAAAGATAACTCTGGATGCACGATTTATGTCGTACCTGGAGCTAGCCGGATTTGCGTCAGTAGCATTGATCCGGTCCTCCGACTTGCGGTTTGATTTATTATCTGCGCTTGTGGAGCGGTGGCGTCCGGAGACCCATACTTTCCATTTTCCGTGCGGGGAGTGCACGGTGACCTTGGAGGACGTTGCACTACAGCTTGGGCTCCCAATTGACGGGAGTCCTGTAACGGGAGTATCTTCATTCACCGATCCGGCTGCAGTTTGCTATCAACTCCTTGGAGAGTCACCAGAGGATGGTGATAAATATTTTTCCGGCATAAAATTTACATGGCTAAAAGCCAAAATATGTGGATTATCAGCGACCGCCACTGAAGGTGAGTTGATGTGCGCTGCTCGAGCGTACATCATGCATATGATAGGGGCAGTACTCATGCCTGATGCAAATGGAGACAGTGTGCATTTGTCGTACTTGCCCCTGCTAGCTGATTTCTCCTTTGCTAGGTCGTATAGCTGGGGTTCCGCCGTTCTAGCAACGCTGTACCGGGAGCTTTGTCGGGCGACAGAGCCGCAAGTTAAAGACATCGGCGGATGCCTCatactactgcaatcatgggcgcTTTATCGGATGTCGTTTTTGGCACACGTTAGTCACCAACCCTATTTGTATCCACTGCCACtcaggtga